AGGCGACGGTACAGGTCGAGCGCGGCACTGTAGTCCTTGTCCAACGCGTGCATCTTGGCCCGATAGTCGAGCAGCTCGGCGCGGTCTCCACCGGCGGCCAGCACGGCGAGGGCAGCGGAGCGGTCGTGGACGTGTTCATTGAGGACCGTCGCAAGGGAGCGTCTCGCACTCGTCGCCAGCGCGTCGTAGCCCCGCTCGTCAGCAAACACGATCGTCCGTTGGAGGACTTGCACCGCCGGGCTGAAGTCGACCTCTTCTCCTGACCGCTCTGCCCGGAATTTGTCGAGCCACGCACCATCGGAGATTGCCGTGGTGGCGGGACCGTCTTCTCGGAAGAGAGGTGAGAGGGCCTGCTCCAACACAGAGTCTGCCTCGACGGCATCGAGAAACTGTACGAGCAGGGACGCCGAACGGACGCGCACGGTGAGCAGGCGAACGAGGGGTCCAATCAGGCCGCCCAGAGACTCCACCCCCAACTCCTCGTCGAACGGAGGAGGTGCCAGCCCCGCATCCGCCGCGGCTGCTTCCATCTGCCCCAATGCGCCGGATGCAGAGATACGAGCGGCCGTGGCGGCCTGCTCGAGAACGAAGGGAAGGTGTTCGTCGGCGTCGATCTTCGTGACGACGAGGCTGGCAAAGGCGTATCGGAGGGTTTCCGGTATCGACGGAGCGCCGTCGACGCTCACATCGTCGATTTCGCGGAGGGCCGCGCGAGCGACCAGGACCGCTGCGTCCTGCTTCCCCAGAGCCGCAGCGACACGGAGCTGAAGCTGGCGCAGGAGAATGCCCAGGATGGGGTCAGGGCGGTACAGCGGATTGAACTCATCCGTCGCAGCATGCGCGAACCACGAGACCCACTCTGCGAGGAGGCCGAATTGCTCGTCTTCGAGATCGCTGACACTGTGGAACGCGGCGACGAGCGCCTTCTCGCACTCTCCGGCCATGCCGTGGAGCAGCAGGCCACTGAACGCTCGCGCGTCGAGGACCGGCTCGAGAAACGAGAGGGCCGCCGCGTGGTGGAGCCGCTTGACCGTATCGGGGTCGAACTGGGTCTCGTAGCTCTTTGACAGGAGGGGCGAGACGCGGAAGTGCGATTCGTCGACCTGTTCAATCCAGGGTCCAGTGAGAACGTCGAGGGCGTCGCCCGCACCAGGCAGTGACGGCGGGGCCGCCGCCAGCCGGAGCGCCTGCGCGCGCGTGAACGGCGTGGCATACAGGCTGAGGCGGTAGGCCACGTCCGACGCCCCGAGCCCTGCCAGGGTGGTCACCAGCCGTCGCCGAGCGTCCCGCTTGACGCGCTCGATGGTGGGAGGCGTCCCGAACAGATCGTCGTCGGAGACCGTCCCCCACCCCTTCTCCGCAGCGCTCCGGGCGTGTGCGGCTGCGAGCTGCGGGTGTCCGCTCGTCTGAATTTCGATGACGCGCGCCCATTGCTCGGCCCGCTCGGGGGGGCAGCCGGCCCCGAGGCATAACGTGCGGAGTTCGTGTGTAGAGAGTGGAGGGACGTCGAGATGCGCGTCCGCATCGTTCTGCGCCGTCGCCGCCAGAAGCGCGCTGGGGAGGCGGGCGTGCGCAGTGACGAGGGCGCGGCCTCCCCGGTCGACGACAGCGTGGACCAGGTGAATGAGGGGGAGTTCGATCCGCCCGTTCATCGCCGCGGGGAGGTCGTCAATCACGACGGACGTCGCGAGGGGCAGGTCCGCGACGGCGAGAGCGGCGAGGGCGAGATGATCCGCGGCGTCGTCCTCGCTTTGTCCCCGGAGATCGAGCCGGACCCAGTTCCCTCCCGCGCCTGCGACTAGAGCGGCCAGGGTTGATTTGCCTAATCCCGACGCCCCTGTGAGAGCCAGGACGCTCACGTCGGGGAGGCGTCGGCGGATGTCGTCCACGACCGCCTCGCGCGGAACGGGCGCCTGGACGAGCACTCGGACATTGGAATCGAGGACGCGCTCTGCCCGCGCGGCGAGTCCCCCTGTGGTCGCCGTCGTCGCGAGAACCGAGCGAGCGGTCAGGACGGACGTCGCCTGCTCGAATGCGTCGAGAAAGTCGACACGATCCAGCCGCCTCGGCCCGTCGGCGACGAGGGTCTCCCAGGCCCTGGCCTGGAGGGAATCGACGGCGACACGGGACTGGGAGGGGGGGAGTCCGATGCGGTCGCCGTGGAGAACTACACGGCGCTCGACACGGTCTCGAAGCCCATGCCGATCGGGCTCGCCCGTCGCCCATCGTACTTGGCGGAGGAGCAGGTCTCGGACCTCAGAGTCGCTCGCCGTCGTGAGGAACTCGCCGAGGCTCGCGCCGAGGTCGAGCGTTCCTAGAAAGACGCGCAAGGCATCGAGATCGGCACCTTCAAATCGGCACTGGTCCCACTTGTCGAGGCCTGGCATTTCCCCGAATGGAGATCCCGCCTCGACACCGCGCTGCGCCGTCGTGAGGAGGACGAAGGAGGCGCGCAGATCCGGGTTGCGTGCTCGGAGATCCCAGAAGTTTCGGAGCGCACTCTGCACCGCCTCGGAGCGGAGGGTGAGAGGGCGGGCGAGCGTCTTGACCTGTCCCGCCTCGACCCTGTCCTCGGCGCGAAGATCGACATCCTCGGCGGCTTCGAGGAAGAGCGCCTCGGTCGGACCGAGCGCCGTCCACAGATCGACCGACTGCCAGAGCTGGTAGTCGAAACCACGAACGGCCCCCATCGCCTGGCGGCGCGGGTTTCCTTGCGGAGCAGAGAGGGGCACCGGGGACTGCGACAACGGCTTCCAGATACGTTTGCGGTTCCCTAACCTATGTGCGGGTGAGGCCTCATCGTGTCACACAGAGTCTCGCGGCGAGGGTTCTTGAAGTGATCCTCAGCCTTTCCAGTACGCCCCATTTGGAGACATACCGTTAGCCTAGGGTGTTGACCTGCAAGACCTTGCATCAGGCGATTGGGCTGACCCGCCGTGGGTCCGGCCCTGACTCAGATTCCTTTGACAGCTTGAATTGATCTCAGATAAGCGGACTCCCAGTGGAGCTCAATACTCCGACGGCAGAAGGACTGTCGTCGCCGAACGGTCGGCCTCAGTAATGATCCAGAGCCGGCCGCCAGTCGTCTCGTAGGCCGAGAGGACGCGGGTGCCCTCCCCGACCGCGCGGTCGTTGGCCCGTGCGTCGTGCTCGGAGACCGATCCCCAGTCGCCAGCCCGGTGGCGGTGGAGGAGCCCCACGACGTCGAGGCTGTGACTGCGGACGACCTCGAGGGCGCCCGGCGTGGCGACCACGTGCCCGAGCGGAAAGCGGACGGGGCGGGTCTGGGGACGTTCGTTCTTGGCAGCGGTCGTGCTCATGGCAGCGGTGGTTGAAGCGGAGGGCTCTCCCGGCGTGGGGGGCGTTCGCCATTCGGCGCCTCCTCGCCGGGAGAGCCCAGCCACCACCTGCTGGGGGCAGAACCTCTCAGCTACATCAGCCCTCGCCCCGCCAGGCTCGTGTGCCCGTGGTCGGTCAGGATCAGGTGGTCGTGGACCGGAATGCCCATCACCTTGCCCGCCTCGACAAGCTGGCGCGTGACGGCCACGTCCTCCCGGCTCGGCTCGGGGTTGCCGCTCGGGTGGTTGTGCGCCAAGAGCACGGCGGCGGCGTTCGCCAGCACGGCCGCCTTGAACACCTGGCGCGGCTCGACGATGGACGCCGCCAGCCCACCGACTGACGCCACGTGGAGCCCGGTCAGCGTGTTCGCCGTGTCGAGGAAGGCGACCACGAACTCCTCGCGGTCGCGGTCGGAGAAATACTCGGCCAGCACGGCCGCCGCGTCGGCGGGTGAGCGGACCTGGTCGCGCGTCGGGAACGTGAACGTCCGCTCACGGACGAGCCGGGTCGTGTAGAGCGGGACGCCGGAGAACAGGGCGTCCCGGTAGGCCACGTGCGTGTCGGGCTGGCGGAGCATGCCGACGGGCTCCCGAACGACGGATTGAGGGCCGACCTCTGAGGTCTCGGCCACCGTGCCGTACAGCACGGTCCGCCGCGCGAACCACGGCGCGTCGGACTCCAGCCGACGGAGCCGCCCACGCACGGCCAGTCGCCGGGCGTGGTAGCGCTCGCGGCGGTCGAGCTTGGGCTGAAGGATTACAGGAGCGCCGTCGTAGCGGTCACAGCCCTCGGGCATCCTGGCCTCGATGTCGCGGAGCACGCGGAGGTTGAGCGCTGTGAGGGGCGAGGCCCCGGATTTCTGGGTTGCCATGAGTTTTCAGGCGTCGCTCCGCACAGTCAGACATCGACCGTGGTGGGAGCGCCCCCGTCGGCCGACGCGCCCTCGCGGCCGACGGGGGCGCCTCGCTCGCCTCCGTCGAGCGCCTGCCCCGTTGCGGCAAAAAAGAAGCCCGGCGACCGCCTGGGTCGCCGGGCTGAGGGCCTCAGGCTCTGGGCTACTCGTCGTCCCAGTCGGTCTCGCTGGCGGCGCTGCCGCCGTAGGCGTCGGCGCCGTAGAGGAAGTCTCCGTAGCTCGCCCCCGGTGCCACCGTGTCGAGATAGTTCGCCCGGTATGCGTACGGGCTCTCCTCGGCCACCGCGTGGGCCTCGGCCCAGGCCTTGCGGTCGTCGGCCCAGTCGAGCCACGCCGACGCGGCCTCGTGCGCCCGGCTGATCGCGACGTGTACCTCGTCGTTCTGGCCTCCGGTCACGTGGTACCGCAAGACGGTGCCTGTGCCGTAGGCGTCGGACTCCAGCCGGATCAGAGGGGCCACCCACAGGGCGTCCACCGGCGGGAGCTTGCCGAGCAGGTGCTTCTCCGCGTGCGTGCCCGTCCGGTCGGCCACTTCGAGGAACAGGTGGACCTCGTCGGCCGATGCGTCGTCTGGATCGACCACGGCGATCCGGGCCACCAGCTCCGGGTACTTATCGCCAGAGGTGGCCCGAGCGGCGAGCCGTGCGAGCCCGGCGGCCTCGCAGTCCTGAAGACGCGACGGGAGGATGATCGACCGGCTGCCGAGCCGGAAGCTCTCGCGCAGGGCGTCCTCCTTCATGAGGTGCGGGTGGAACTGGGGGCACGACGTGCGCCGGAGCCAGCAGGCGAAGCGGTACCAGGTCCGGGCCTGAGCGTAGTGCGGACGGGAGTAAGTGCGGGGCATGACAAGACCTCGGAAGAGGGGCTCGTGACGACCGCCATGCCCGGGGACCCGAGTGGTCCCCGCTAGCCAGCGGCCACACCGCCAGCAGGCGTAAGGCCGGACTACAGGGTCAACAGGGCTGCTTGCAGCCCGGGTGGAGCGCCCCCGCGCGGAGGGACCGTCGGAAAACCCTGGGCGGCGAAGACGCCCGCATCTGGGTTTTCTGTCGCAGCGCGAGCACGGGGCGAACGACCTTGACGCTGTCCGGCCGTCGCCTAGATTGCTAGAAACCGCTGCCAACACCCCGCCCCCCTCCTGCCGGTGTGCCGGGTGCGGACCGGCAGGGAGACCGTCCAGGGCCGCCAGGTCCTGACCGTCCTCCCCTCTGATGGCGCCTCTGGCGACCCGCCTGCCCAGGTACCCGTTCGACCTGAGCAAACGGTGACCCGTCACGCAGCCTGCCTCTCCACCCACGCCCGGACGTCGGCCGCTCGCAAGACCCCGCCCGTCTCCGGGACGCGTGCGACGACCTCGTGCTTGAACCGCTGGTAGAGTGCGTTCGCTGCCCGCTCGCCCACGAGCGCGAGGAGCACGCTCAGCGCGAGGTCGGCCGGACCCGACCCGCCGTATCCCCATTCGATGCCCGTCGGTGAGTGCCGCGCCGCGTGGGGCACGGAGGCGCGCGCCACACCCTCGGCCGTGCGCCACAAGACGACGTCCTCGGCGTCGCCCGTGATGGCCTCGTACTCGGGCCGGACAAGAATGCCGATCCTGTCCCGGGTCGTCTCGGTGACGCCGTTTGAGACCACGAGCCGGAGGGCACCGCTGCCCGCGCCGTCTCCGCCGGGGCCGGTCATCGTCTCATCCAGCCGGCCCAGCGCTTTCCCCACGTGGCCGAAGGCGACGTTGCACCCGAGTCGGTAGCCCCTCCCCTGGCCGGACGCGTCGGTCCCCGTCACACGCGCCAAGTGGACGGTGAGCCCGAACGGGACGAGCGGGCGGACCCATCCGAGGTGCTTCGGCTGAACGCGCCCCAGCACGCGCCCGCCGCGCGAGACGACGAGGTGGTCGCCTCGGGCGCCCAGATCCAGCGCCAGCCAGGAGGTGTCTGGGTCGAGGGCGAGCGACCGAAGAAGAGGCTGGTGCCGCGAGGTGCCGACGAGCTTCGAGGGGACGGCAAACGACGAGGCGCCGTGGTGGACGCTGAACGCGCAGGCGTCCAGGGCCTTCGCGTCCAGCGTGCCCGGCCGCATCCGCGTGCGCTCGGCTGCGAACGTGCGCCAGCGGCCCGCTTCACGAGCGACGCGCCGGGCGCGGAGTTCGGCGGCCGGGATGCGCGTCCCAGCTGACGTTAGGGCGTCCTCCGACGTGCACACGTCCGTGGTGGTGTGGTCCCCGCGCAGGGGAGCGGGCAGGGTCGAACGGGCAGACGAACGTGTCATCGGGATCGGGGCCTCCCCCGGTCTTGGTGCAGGCGCCAGAGGCGCGTTAGCCTCTGGCGCCAGGAGAGAGGCCCGGCGGACATCACCGAGCCTCGTGTCGGATGTGGCGCTGCTGGCCTCGTAGGCCGCGGCGCCGGGTTAGCGAGAGCGACTAGAAGGGCATCCAGTCGTCGACCTCGACCACCTGGGGCGAGGACTGGATGGGCTCGGGCTCCTCATCGAGGTCCGGCATGGGCTCGTAGGCGTCCAGCGCCGTCTCGGCCCGGGCGTGGGCTAGCGCGTCGCAGACGGCCGACGGCAAGCCTGCGCCTGCGTCGTCGTAGCCCGCGAGGTAGCCCTCCAGGTGGAACCCGTAGAGCCGCTCGAACCACCGGCCATAGGCCCAGACGCTCGCGTGGCGATGCCGCCAGGTGAGCTCGGCGAATCGGAGCGGCGTCATGAAGTAGCGCAGGCACTTCGCATCGGCGTCCCACACGGCCCGCGAGCCCGTCCGGTAAACCCACTCGGTCATCGGGCGCTCGGAGTAGCCGTCGGCGAGGCACGCCTCGTAGCCGACCTGGTAGGACGCCTCATGATGAGCGTCGACATCAGGCTCGGGCTGACATCGGCAGAGCAAGCGGTTGCAGCCGTGGCAAAAGTCACCAGGGCCGGGCATGGATCTGGACATGGATCTCAGAGCAAAGGATTCCTGAGCGACCTCCGGCCGAGTGCCGGAGCCGCTCCTCACCGAGGGGGAGCGGCCTCGGCATAGGCCTCTGGCGCATCGCAGGCGCCACTCAGGCGGCCCGGCGGTAGCCTGTCCCCTCCTCGGATCTCGACCACGGGGCGATGTTCGGTCACTGCGCGCAGAACGGCCGCCGCCCGTTCGCCCGTCGGGACGAAGAACCGTGTGCGGAAGGCGTGGACCTCGGCGAAGACCCCGTCGACCTCCAGCTCGCGCATGGCGGCCAAGTCCGGCCCCACGAGTTCGATCCGGGGCTCGTTCGCCACGCGGCGCACTCGGAGCTGCCAGCCGTTGGCGAGGTCGGCCTCGGCGCCGGCCAGCAGCCGCTCCGCCAGCGCGTCGGGCGTGATGTCCACGCGGTCGCCCGTGGCTCCCAGCGCCTTGAGCGTCGCGCTCAGGTGCTCCGGCATGACGGCCCGGCCGATCATGCGCTCGCCGCTGTCGGTTTGCGCTCGGTAGATGCGAGGGTGCCCGGCGATCCGGTCCCAGATGGGAAGGATCGTCCCGGTCACGAGGTGGATGGGCTCGGTGGTGAACTCGGGCGCGGCGTCGACGCCCGCGGCCCAGAGCGCTTTGGCTTCGTCGGTCGGAACGGGCTGGTGGCCTCCGGACGGACCGCTCGCGGTCCGCTCCCCTGGCTTGTTGAGTTCGGTCTCGTCCATGAGCCGGTTGGACCGCACCCCGACACGGTGGAGCCTGCCGACGACGCGCCCGGTCTCCGTGGTCCGGCTCCCGGCCCGGAAGAGCGCGTAGGGCTGCCCGCTTCGCCGGTTGACCACGAACCCCACCCACGAGCCCAGCGCCTGGGCGTCCTTGGCCCAGCGCCAGATCTCGTCCCAGTCCACGATCTCTGTCCGCCGCGTGAGCTCCAGCGTCACGACCTGCGTCGTGGCCCCGGACCGCTCGTGCGTGTAGACGAGCCGCTCGTCGGTCTTGACCACGCGCTCGGCTCGGATCGTCTCCACGCCCACGTCGAGCGTGCCTGCCTCTCGCGCTGCTTCGGTGGCTTCTTCGAGGTAGGCGTACCACGAGTCGAAGACGGCGTCCATGGCGCCGGTCTGGAGCGACAAGAGCCGGTTCAAGAACTTCGGCACCTCGGGCACGGCGCTCACGTTGAGCTGCCCGTCCTGGTCCAGGACTTTGATGCCCATCTGCTCCTCCACGAGCGCTGGCGTGACGCCAGAGGCCACCGCCCTGCCCTCGCCCCGGTAGAGGTCCACGAACCAGTTGTGTAAGGAAGCCCTGGACAGAGGAGTCTCCAGGTTGAACTCACTCGACAAGAGCCCCTGGCTCGCCGTCTGCCGCTGGCCCTTGGTGAGCGCGCCGAGCTGGTCGAGCCGCCGCGCGATGGTCGACAAGAAGCGGCGCTGGGCCTTGAGATTCGTAGTCACAAGCACCAGCTCGGGCGGACACGCCTGGTTAGCCCGGTGGACCCGGCC
The sequence above is a segment of the Rubricoccus marinus genome. Coding sequences within it:
- a CDS encoding DUF6166 domain-containing protein, translating into MTRSSARSTLPAPLRGDHTTTDVCTSEDALTSAGTRIPAAELRARRVAREAGRWRTFAAERTRMRPGTLDAKALDACAFSVHHGASSFAVPSKLVGTSRHQPLLRSLALDPDTSWLALDLGARGDHLVVSRGGRVLGRVQPKHLGWVRPLVPFGLTVHLARVTGTDASGQGRGYRLGCNVAFGHVGKALGRLDETMTGPGGDGAGSGALRLVVSNGVTETTRDRIGILVRPEYEAITGDAEDVVLWRTAEGVARASVPHAARHSPTGIEWGYGGSGPADLALSVLLALVGERAANALYQRFKHEVVARVPETGGVLRAADVRAWVERQAA
- a CDS encoding JAB domain-containing protein; translated protein: MATQKSGASPLTALNLRVLRDIEARMPEGCDRYDGAPVILQPKLDRRERYHARRLAVRGRLRRLESDAPWFARRTVLYGTVAETSEVGPQSVVREPVGMLRQPDTHVAYRDALFSGVPLYTTRLVRERTFTFPTRDQVRSPADAAAVLAEYFSDRDREEFVVAFLDTANTLTGLHVASVGGLAASIVEPRQVFKAAVLANAAAVLLAHNHPSGNPEPSREDVAVTRQLVEAGKVMGIPVHDHLILTDHGHTSLAGRGLM